One Cellulomonas soli DNA window includes the following coding sequences:
- a CDS encoding glycosyltransferase: MTDATYPAPGPWAASPPTTSSSIPVVTPVTAVVVTRGLTHYLPTTLRALAEQTRHPLRVVLVDVAPRSGADIDAVLAQSLSLVATPPTPSSRVVHAPGARTFGDAVRAGLADAPSGEAPTTWLWLLHDDSAPAPTALAELVRAVGQAPSVAVAGAKQHTWTEPARLLEVGVRTSRSGRRMTDVEPGELDQGQHDARDDVLGVGLAGALVRRDVWDALRGTDPALGPFGDGFDLSRRARLAGHRAVVVPSAVVRHAQASYLGLRAGDRHLDPEALESDLDGDGEVDAADPRRSFAARRRALLHQRLVTSPLPLLPLMVVLALAAGVVRALLQVAAKDGGLAVAELRAPLAVLARPAAVARARANARRTRVLPRRALRPLQASWRDVWSQWRDRRLARLEARRVVRAPSELELRELAALATRRRVTAAVLVGLLVVASAVALADVIGPVLGGATLVGPALLPATSTLGELWQAATSGWVSGGLGAPGPADALLAVLVPAAAATGGSLAPAAAALVLGAVVLAGAGAWAAAGAATRSTGVRFWAALVWSGAPVLLLALGDGRIGLVLAHAALPWVALGVARALGVQRVDQVLSGLVTVRREDAPDEAAVATPVRGVPVVSSTVQAGEGPGGADLSVAGTPPVAGAAPDGAAAATGRVASQDVDTPPVLVGAPNPTGSVAAAAAAGLAAVVVVAGAPSLLAPLLVGLGVVAVSARRRRGRLLLTALPPVVVLGPLLAEAVRRGADGLRLLLSDPGPTTSATNATPGTASAVDPALARLLGVPGDATTLVPDVLPDVLARYWPLALGAVVLLLAVLALLRGAPVSRAVRAAWAVAISGLALATVAVAVPVGLDDGTLVHGSAAAGLSVAWLGLLTAGVLGADRMQERLGRASFGWRQPLVVLLAAVAVVVPVLQLGGWVWSARAHGTALTTVDRPLVQAVAQQTQGSPDASRVLAVQVQADGAVAWQLLRGDGPLLVDSAAAVQSRALSGALRDPQVAPVDAATDEVDALVARLASAAGGDVAGDLGALAVADVLVPPLGAVEVDASQDDGSTGDAARLRAELVGRLDATAGLERVTDNDAGTLWRVAPSDAQATVVAAWARIVPSGVDIASAGSAALAVEAQSRTVDTTVDPGDDGRVLVLAERADPRWRAWLDGDPVRAVEGGWRQTFALGADGGHLEVRYVAPNRTPWLVVQGVVLGLTVLLALPVRRKGGRR; the protein is encoded by the coding sequence GGAGCCCGCACGTTCGGTGACGCCGTGCGTGCCGGGCTGGCCGACGCCCCGTCCGGCGAGGCGCCGACGACCTGGCTGTGGCTCCTGCACGACGACAGCGCCCCCGCACCGACGGCGCTCGCCGAGCTGGTGCGCGCGGTCGGCCAGGCACCGTCCGTCGCGGTCGCGGGAGCCAAGCAGCACACCTGGACCGAGCCGGCCCGGCTCCTCGAGGTGGGCGTGCGCACGTCGCGGTCCGGCCGTCGGATGACCGACGTCGAGCCGGGCGAGCTCGACCAGGGGCAGCACGACGCGCGCGACGACGTGCTCGGTGTGGGGCTCGCCGGCGCACTCGTGCGCCGCGACGTGTGGGACGCGCTGCGCGGGACGGACCCCGCGCTCGGGCCGTTCGGGGACGGGTTCGACCTCTCGCGCCGGGCGCGCCTCGCCGGGCATCGCGCGGTGGTCGTGCCCTCGGCCGTGGTCCGGCACGCGCAGGCCTCCTACCTCGGGCTGCGGGCGGGCGACCGGCACCTCGACCCGGAGGCGCTGGAGAGCGACCTGGACGGTGACGGGGAGGTCGACGCGGCCGACCCGCGACGTTCGTTCGCCGCACGCCGACGGGCGCTGCTGCACCAGCGCCTGGTGACGTCACCGTTGCCGCTGCTCCCGCTCATGGTCGTGCTGGCGCTTGCCGCCGGCGTCGTTCGTGCCCTGCTCCAGGTCGCCGCGAAGGACGGCGGCCTGGCGGTCGCCGAGCTGCGTGCGCCGCTCGCCGTGCTCGCCCGCCCGGCGGCCGTCGCCCGGGCACGCGCGAACGCGCGGCGGACCCGTGTGCTGCCCCGCCGCGCGCTGCGCCCGCTGCAGGCGTCGTGGCGCGACGTGTGGTCCCAGTGGCGCGACCGTCGGCTGGCGCGCCTCGAGGCGCGTCGTGTCGTCCGGGCGCCCAGCGAGCTGGAGCTGCGCGAGCTGGCCGCACTGGCGACCCGACGGCGCGTCACGGCGGCTGTGCTCGTGGGCCTGCTGGTCGTGGCATCGGCCGTGGCGCTGGCCGACGTGATCGGCCCGGTGCTCGGCGGTGCGACGCTGGTCGGTCCCGCTCTGCTTCCTGCGACGTCCACCCTCGGGGAGCTGTGGCAGGCGGCGACGTCCGGCTGGGTGTCGGGCGGTCTGGGCGCCCCTGGCCCGGCCGATGCGCTGCTGGCGGTGCTGGTGCCCGCCGCCGCGGCGACCGGGGGATCGCTGGCCCCGGCGGCGGCCGCGCTCGTGCTCGGCGCCGTGGTGCTGGCCGGTGCGGGGGCCTGGGCTGCGGCGGGTGCGGCGACGCGCTCGACCGGTGTCCGGTTCTGGGCCGCGCTCGTCTGGTCCGGGGCGCCCGTGCTGCTGCTGGCTCTCGGCGACGGGCGCATCGGGCTGGTGCTCGCGCACGCGGCGCTTCCGTGGGTCGCGCTCGGGGTGGCCCGCGCGCTGGGTGTCCAGCGGGTCGACCAGGTGCTCTCCGGTCTCGTCACGGTCCGACGCGAGGACGCGCCGGACGAGGCGGCGGTGGCCACGCCCGTGCGTGGTGTGCCGGTGGTCTCCTCGACCGTGCAGGCAGGCGAGGGCCCAGGCGGGGCGGATCTGTCCGTCGCCGGGACCCCGCCTGTGGCCGGTGCCGCCCCGGACGGTGCCGCCGCCGCGACCGGGCGCGTCGCGTCGCAGGACGTCGACACGCCGCCCGTGCTGGTCGGCGCACCGAACCCGACCGGCTCGGTGGCCGCGGCCGCCGCGGCAGGCCTGGCCGCGGTCGTCGTCGTGGCAGGCGCACCCTCGCTCCTGGCGCCGCTGCTCGTCGGACTCGGGGTCGTGGCGGTCAGCGCCCGGCGTCGGCGTGGTCGGCTCCTGCTGACGGCGCTGCCGCCGGTCGTGGTGCTCGGTCCGCTCCTCGCCGAGGCGGTTCGGCGGGGTGCGGACGGTCTGCGCCTGCTGCTGTCGGACCCGGGCCCGACGACGTCCGCGACGAACGCCACGCCGGGCACGGCGAGCGCCGTCGACCCGGCGCTCGCGCGGCTGCTCGGCGTTCCCGGCGACGCCACCACGCTGGTCCCGGACGTGCTGCCGGACGTGCTCGCCCGGTACTGGCCGCTGGCCCTCGGTGCGGTCGTCCTGCTGCTCGCGGTGCTCGCCCTGCTGCGCGGCGCACCGGTGTCACGCGCCGTCCGAGCCGCCTGGGCGGTCGCGATCAGCGGGCTGGCGCTCGCGACGGTCGCCGTCGCGGTGCCCGTGGGCCTGGACGACGGCACGCTCGTTCACGGGTCGGCGGCCGCGGGGTTGTCCGTCGCATGGCTGGGGCTCCTGACGGCCGGGGTGCTCGGTGCGGACCGGATGCAGGAGCGGCTCGGTCGGGCCTCGTTCGGGTGGCGCCAGCCGTTGGTGGTCCTCCTCGCGGCGGTGGCGGTCGTGGTCCCGGTGCTGCAGCTGGGCGGTTGGGTGTGGTCGGCACGGGCGCACGGCACGGCGCTGACCACCGTCGACAGGCCGCTCGTGCAGGCTGTCGCCCAGCAGACGCAGGGGTCGCCGGACGCCTCACGCGTGCTCGCCGTCCAGGTGCAGGCCGATGGCGCCGTCGCCTGGCAGCTGCTGCGCGGCGACGGGCCGCTGCTCGTCGACTCCGCTGCCGCGGTGCAGTCGCGTGCGTTGAGCGGTGCCCTGCGCGACCCGCAGGTCGCTCCCGTCGACGCGGCCACCGACGAGGTCGATGCGCTGGTCGCGCGGCTCGCCTCGGCCGCCGGTGGAGACGTGGCCGGCGACCTGGGCGCCCTGGCGGTGGCCGACGTCCTCGTCCCGCCGCTGGGAGCGGTCGAGGTCGACGCGTCGCAGGACGACGGGTCGACCGGTGATGCGGCACGGCTGCGCGCCGAGCTCGTCGGTCGGCTCGACGCGACCGCGGGACTCGAGCGGGTCACCGACAACGATGCGGGCACGCTGTGGCGGGTGGCGCCGTCCGACGCGCAGGCCACGGTGGTCGCCGCCTGGGCCCGGATCGTTCCGTCCGGCGTCGACATCGCCTCCGCCGGCTCCGCTGCGCTCGCCGTCGAGGCGCAGAGCCGGACGGTCGACACGACGGTCGACCCGGGCGACGACGGACGGGTGCTCGTACTGGCCGAGCGGGCCGACCCCCGGTGGCGGGCCTGGCTCGACGGGGACCCGGTCCGCGCGGTCGAGGGCGGCTGGCGGCAGACGTTCGCGCTCGGCGCGGACGGCGGTCATCTCGAGGTGCGTTACGTCGCGCCGAACCGCACGCCGTGGCTCGTGGTGCAGGGCGTCGTGCTCGGGCTGACGGTGCTGCTCGCGCTGCCGGTGCGCCGCAAGGGAGGGCGACGATGA